In a genomic window of Rhinoderma darwinii isolate aRhiDar2 chromosome 10, aRhiDar2.hap1, whole genome shotgun sequence:
- the LOC142662609 gene encoding P2X purinoceptor 7-like, translating into MAPKRSRKSIDDNKPIAKRIPPTFTPEEKAKRAQERAILEQELRARCPKYQDPNLILVQQPMRKRPEQSASQTPSASVQPVESWCRCGNCVNLPTEEECVCCKVIRNVLNKMEEDEPISCITEHHTFIGTCLSKEQLTLCESYRCLGPTRQAPLNNRSLRMVAYRMFTVWVHGYLGRKNRRTIPACAVQKVRAMFPEENQVYVGFKLANDNNASEMADF; encoded by the exons ATGGCGCCCAAGAGAAGTCGGAAATCCATTGATGACAATAAACCAATAGCAAAACGAATACCACCAACATTTaccccagaggagaaagcaaaaaGAGCCCAGGAG agagcaatatTAGAGCAGGAACTACGAGCAAGGTGTCCCAAATATCAGGATCCAAATCTAATTCTTGTACAACAGCCAATGAGAAAACGGCCAGAACAGAGTGCGAGCCAAACTCCTTCAGCGTCGGTGCAACCGGTGGAATCGTGGTGTCGGTGTGGGAACTGCGTTAATTTGCCGACAGAAGAGGAATGCGTCTGTTGCAAAGTTATACGTAATGTGCTAAACAAAATGGAGGAAGATGAGCCGATTAGTTGCATTACAGAGCATCATACTTTTATTGGCACATGTCTGTCCAAGGAACAACTGACCCTATGTGAAAGCTATAGATGTTTGGGTCCAACACGTCAAGCACCGCTAAATAACAG GTCCTTACGGATGGTTGCATACAgaatgttcaccgtgtgggttcacGGTTACCTTGGACGAAAAAACAGGCGTACTATTCCAGCATGTGCAGTTCAGAAAGTCAGAGCGATGTTTCCAGAAGAAAATCAAGTATATGTTGGTTTCAAGCTAGCCAATGACAATAATGCTTCTGAAATGGCCGATTTTTGA